In a single window of the Borrelia puertoricensis genome:
- a CDS encoding plasmid maintenance protein, whose protein sequence is MGSQKTIKNPSSYKNKYQHKLIVAISTIDYINNKHKKYTQSNLLYYFNGNLKRNGHKETTLKTLQKYLYKLEKVFKVTINYHKHLGVNMGTEVHYKLKYSKKECHLIINKHFRDKKEERYKNRVNDYLKKRCNKKESVEKAECFNNTYNNKEEDKNNIKSIEKLQVQKYAKKCNFKSNAFLSILNLEANKDFKIQSFKAIKIAENNVYKHIDRIKSNNSKLESKQKELSKILDETKANLENEGYDSKQLETQIQNLYEQYKNKPHFIIEKDKYSDLKKIIGKLKKSVERVKANTKEDKKDIRNNIFSILIDQLKHKVRIEMFIPLLKEYLGKQGELEYGKVFNNHYYYELLELIKEQKRYLKHEKLKQAFT, encoded by the coding sequence ATGGGAAGCCAAAAAACTATAAAAAATCCTAGCTCATACAAAAACAAATACCAACACAAACTAATAGTAGCAATATCAACAATTGACTATATCAATAATAAACATAAAAAATACACACAAAGCAATCTACTTTACTACTTTAATGGAAACTTAAAACGAAATGGTCATAAAGAAACTACTCTTAAAACACTTCAAAAATATCTTTATAAATTAGAAAAAGTATTTAAAGTAACAATTAACTATCACAAACACTTGGGTGTAAATATGGGTACTGAAGTTCATTACAAACTTAAATACTCTAAAAAAGAATGTCACCTTATAATCAATAAACACTTTAGAGATAAAAAAGAAGAAAGATACAAAAACCGTGTAAATGATTACTTAAAAAAAAGATGTAATAAAAAGGAGAGTGTAGAAAAAGCGGAGTGTTTTAATAATACTTATAATAATAAAGAAGAAGATAAGAACAACATAAAATCTATAGAAAAATTACAAGTACAGAAATACGCTAAGAAATGCAATTTTAAATCAAATGCTTTTCTCTCTATTTTGAATTTAGAAGCGAACAAAGATTTTAAGATTCAATCATTTAAAGCCATCAAAATAGCTGAAAATAATGTGTATAAACACATAGACAGGATTAAATCAAATAACAGTAAACTTGAGAGTAAACAAAAAGAATTAAGCAAGATACTAGATGAGACAAAAGCTAATCTAGAGAATGAAGGATATGATAGTAAACAATTAGAAACACAAATACAAAATTTATATGAACAATATAAGAACAAACCCCACTTTATTATAGAAAAAGATAAATACAGTGATTTAAAAAAGATAATAGGAAAACTTAAGAAGTCAGTTGAGCGTGTTAAAGCAAATACTAAGGAAGATAAAAAAGATATTAGGAACAACATCTTTAGCATACTCATTGATCAATTAAAGCATAAAGTAAGAATTGAAATGTTTATACCATTATTGAAAGAATATTTGGGCAAACAGGGAGAATTGGAGTATGGAAAAGTATTTAATAACCATTACTATTACGAGCTTTTAGAATTGATAAAAGAACAAAAAAGATATTTGAAGCATGAAAAGCTTAAACAAGCTTTTACTTAA
- a CDS encoding DUF226 domain-containing protein produces the protein MDCILKNVEKKKIKLIPKEEKSLFIKIEEIENRKIYHTKIMKDLYKFGIDKNQKHKFFISFKGLFNEEKAEWFRLFSVKEGDKFLGISYGYRKPIKNTIRRYEENGVIKAVSFSKIYYIEFRFKKGSVFCYLRGFIYLLRKDRIHKQYYKTLIDMLTNLEREVYEFYGKKLPEGGLIEKWIQKNQK, from the coding sequence ATGGATTGTATATTGAAAAATGTAGAGAAGAAAAAAATAAAATTAATACCAAAAGAAGAGAAATCTCTTTTTATAAAAATAGAAGAGATTGAAAATCGAAAAATATACCATACTAAAATAATGAAAGATTTATACAAATTTGGTATTGATAAAAATCAAAAACATAAATTTTTTATTTCATTTAAAGGATTGTTCAACGAAGAAAAGGCAGAATGGTTTCGATTATTTTCTGTAAAAGAAGGTGATAAATTTTTAGGAATTTCTTATGGATATAGAAAACCAATAAAAAATACTATTAGAAGATATGAAGAGAATGGAGTTATTAAAGCGGTATCATTTTCAAAAATTTATTACATAGAATTTAGATTTAAAAAAGGGAGTGTATTTTGTTATTTGAGGGGATTTATTTATTTACTTAGGAAAGATAGAATTCATAAACAATATTACAAAACTTTAATTGATATGTTAACAAATTTAGAAAGAGAAGTATATGAATTTTATGGTAAAAAATTACCAGAAGGAGGTCTGATTGAAAAATGGATACAAAAAAACCAAAAGTAA
- a CDS encoding ParA family protein has product MDTKKPKVITIASIKGGVGKSTSALFFSNILSHESYKVLLIDSDPQASITSYFLFKLQEQNIDIERYNLYEIFKQRKYIENCIFNVSNCIDLIPSSLELSSFNSESIPLQDNLLEKRLLTVKFKYDYIIIDTNPSLGHLLNNALIIADYLVVPINSDLWAVESIDLIIDATKKVYREDLFPHFLVTGALERQSIDKEIILELETRYKKNLIGIIPKRDDIKKTVFYRKEFCLNNDYYQEYKKSLNNLLNR; this is encoded by the coding sequence ATGGATACAAAAAAACCAAAAGTAATAACAATAGCATCGATTAAAGGTGGTGTTGGAAAAAGTACAAGTGCCTTATTCTTTAGCAATATATTGTCACATGAAAGTTACAAGGTTTTGCTGATTGATAGTGATCCCCAAGCCAGTATTACAAGTTATTTCTTATTTAAATTGCAAGAACAAAATATAGATATTGAAAGATATAATCTATATGAAATTTTCAAACAAAGAAAATATATAGAGAATTGTATCTTTAATGTAAGTAATTGTATAGATCTAATTCCTAGTTCATTAGAATTGTCTTCTTTTAATTCCGAAAGTATTCCTTTGCAAGATAATCTATTAGAAAAAAGACTTTTAACGGTCAAATTTAAATACGACTATATAATAATCGATACAAATCCTAGCTTAGGACATCTTTTAAATAACGCCTTGATTATTGCTGATTACCTAGTTGTTCCTATTAATTCTGATTTATGGGCAGTTGAAAGTATAGATTTAATAATAGATGCTACTAAAAAAGTTTATAGGGAAGATCTTTTTCCCCATTTTTTGGTAACAGGTGCTTTAGAAAGACAAAGCATTGATAAAGAAATAATATTAGAATTAGAAACTCGATATAAAAAAAACTTAATAGGAATTATTCCTAAAAGAGATGATATAAAAAAGACAGTATTTTATAGAAAAGAATTCTGTTTAAATAATGATTATTATCAAGAATATAAGAAATCCTTAAATAATCTTTTAAATAGATAA
- a CDS encoding chromosome replication/partitioning protein gives MGDKNKMIIGRRVNMKESDLETKLSKDNHKDEYLRLKDKLKSLTVDDIYNKIETAKILSLINKKKLYIFDGYKNFYSFLSDFKIAKSQAYKYIKIASGVEHGIIDYDFVASNGIENTIKKLEDNSVIKKSKQNPIKPLRFQLKNQESYDFYKKNAKFTSFLMDELFKDKKDLLEEFMKKFKSLKD, from the coding sequence ATGGGTGATAAAAATAAAATGATCATAGGAAGGAGAGTTAACATGAAAGAGAGTGATTTGGAAACAAAATTATCAAAAGATAATCATAAAGATGAATATTTAAGATTAAAAGACAAACTCAAGTCTTTAACTGTAGACGATATTTATAATAAAATAGAAACAGCAAAAATATTAAGTTTAATAAACAAAAAAAAGTTATATATTTTTGATGGATATAAGAACTTTTATAGCTTTTTATCGGATTTTAAGATCGCAAAATCTCAAGCATATAAATATATAAAAATAGCCTCAGGGGTAGAACATGGTATTATCGATTATGATTTTGTAGCTAGTAATGGTATTGAGAATACCATTAAGAAGTTAGAAGACAATAGTGTTATTAAAAAATCAAAACAAAATCCAATAAAACCATTAAGATTTCAGCTTAAGAATCAAGAAAGTTATGATTTTTATAAGAAAAATGCTAAGTTTACAAGTTTCTTAATGGATGAACTTTTTAAAGACAAGAAGGATTTACTAGAAGAGTTTATGAAAAAATTTAAAAGTTTAAAAGACTAA
- the bdr gene encoding Bdr family repetitive protein produces the protein MNNLAYKIYRTEDLNEFLSKGFTEEAVNFILLHNDNSNFEVLRKK, from the coding sequence ATGAATAATTTAGCATATAAGATATATAGAACAGAAGATTTAAATGAGTTCTTAAGTAAGGGATTTACTGAAGAAGCTGTGAATTTCATTTTACTTCATAATGATAATTCTAATTTTGAAGTTTTAAGAAAAAAATGA
- a CDS encoding ERF family protein: protein MTKNKVKNTKTKMRRAVKKLGKQKIKVTDIRVNNQALVTDENQARVNFLKSLYSLRMNLSGVAKNLNGYGYKYQNFNEIIREIKNVIKSNNLDIDFLQCPTFKVVGNNTINVITTTFYSPSSGYCESFDTPIYTEEFSSLGAKNQNTLSQLVGSCITYHKRYALVGYLSIESEVDTDASSLLPELENNRERVKAIAKNNDGNTQVNISGNNVEDKNTVHTDQSKSKSNVETNKFKYYRNLLIAARNMHKFVLNKPFNSLEEINSYLKSIQVGDDSSILEYFNKNKTLKSIQYWCNLIKEYFSKSSRDPEKIEKFDVFLAFDLDKLGNSPLKLFGHLSTDKEFDCLFRSA, encoded by the coding sequence ATGACAAAAAATAAAGTTAAAAATACAAAAACCAAAATGCGCAGAGCAGTTAAGAAACTGGGTAAACAAAAGATAAAAGTAACAGATATAAGAGTAAATAATCAAGCTTTAGTAACTGATGAGAATCAAGCAAGGGTAAACTTTCTAAAATCTCTATACAGTCTACGTATGAATTTAAGTGGTGTTGCTAAGAATCTTAATGGATATGGGTATAAATATCAAAATTTTAATGAGATAATCAGAGAGATAAAGAATGTTATAAAGAGTAACAATTTAGATATTGATTTCCTGCAATGTCCAACATTTAAAGTTGTGGGAAATAATACAATTAATGTTATTACAACAACATTTTACAGTCCAAGTAGTGGGTACTGTGAGTCATTTGATACTCCAATTTACACAGAAGAATTTTCTTCTCTAGGGGCAAAGAATCAAAATACTTTATCGCAACTTGTAGGTTCATGCATAACATATCATAAAAGATATGCTCTTGTAGGATACCTATCAATAGAGAGTGAAGTTGACACTGATGCTAGTTCATTATTACCCGAGCTAGAAAATAATAGAGAGAGAGTTAAAGCTATTGCCAAAAACAATGATGGGAATACACAAGTAAATATATCAGGAAATAATGTAGAGGATAAAAACACTGTTCATACTGACCAATCTAAATCTAAGAGCAATGTAGAGACAAATAAATTTAAGTATTATAGAAATCTACTCATAGCAGCACGTAATATGCATAAATTTGTTCTTAATAAACCATTTAACAGTTTAGAAGAGATAAATTCATATCTTAAATCTATTCAAGTTGGAGATGATTCGAGTATACTTGAATACTTTAATAAAAATAAAACATTAAAGAGTATACAGTATTGGTGTAATTTGATAAAAGAGTATTTTAGTAAGAGTAGTAGAGACCCAGAAAAGATAGAAAAGTTTGATGTATTTTTAGCTTTTGATTTAGATAAGCTTGGAAATAGTCCACTGAAATTATTTGGGCACTTATCTACTGATAAGGAATTTGATTGTTTATTTAGATCTGCATAA
- a CDS encoding BBA14 family lipoprotein, with protein MNCTTIASLTKEPTMPDDSNLESISKYESELSKYVLYLQGFLVDAKKKMKNKDFPKFSFFDASKLKSEHTIKALNFNISLLQEYISQTKPIAEDVYKRYTKLK; from the coding sequence ATGAATTGCACAACCATTGCTTCCTTAACTAAAGAACCAACTATGCCAGATGATTCTAATTTAGAATCAATAAGTAAATACGAATCTGAACTCTCAAAATACGTACTTTATTTACAAGGATTTTTAGTTGATGCTAAGAAAAAAATGAAAAACAAAGATTTTCCCAAATTTTCTTTTTTTGATGCAAGCAAATTAAAATCAGAACATACAATCAAAGCATTAAACTTTAATATCTCCCTACTGCAAGAATATATCTCTCAAACAAAACCTATTGCTGAAGATGTATATAAAAGATATACGAAATTAAAATAA
- a CDS encoding BlyB family putative holin accessory protein — MNLTTAKLSIDILNKFTELLKQDSNTNTQKYINIFSKVVNYFYSMYRDNLIKREQAESTKILSQFDDILRINLEIIDSSNEHLSKENTKRIASLRLKRNKLMEAYINKLKEEDRNNE; from the coding sequence TTGAATTTAACTACTGCAAAATTAAGTATAGATATACTAAACAAATTTACGGAACTGCTAAAACAAGACTCAAATACCAACACACAAAAATACATTAATATCTTTAGCAAAGTAGTAAATTACTTTTATTCTATGTACAGGGATAATTTAATTAAAAGGGAACAAGCTGAAAGCACGAAAATACTATCTCAATTTGATGACATTTTAAGAATTAATTTAGAGATAATAGATAGTTCTAATGAACATTTAAGTAAAGAGAATACAAAACGCATTGCTTCACTACGTTTAAAGAGAAATAAGCTTATGGAAGCTTATATTAATAAGCTTAAAGAAGAGGACAGAAATAATGAATAG
- a CDS encoding BlyB family putative holin accessory protein yields the protein MTLDISSLNTALNAIETLFSTLSNFEDGSFNVNAHKIFMLLNEVYTEYRIIFTKNMERLENALTPQIQEALTPINNKIQEFIEKVNNNPENMRLPKWEGTKESYSKEL from the coding sequence ATGACTCTTGACATTAGTTCATTAAATACTGCTTTAAATGCAATAGAAACATTATTTAGTACACTGTCTAATTTTGAAGATGGCTCTTTTAACGTGAATGCTCATAAAATATTTATGCTACTTAATGAAGTTTACACAGAATACAGAATTATTTTCACTAAAAACATGGAAAGATTAGAGAATGCATTAACGCCCCAAATCCAAGAAGCATTAACTCCTATTAATAACAAAATACAAGAATTTATAGAAAAGGTTAATAATAATCCTGAAAACATGAGATTGCCAAAATGGGAAGGAACAAAAGAATCATATTCAAAGGAGTTATAA
- a CDS encoding BlyA family holin, whose protein sequence is MDHFTLTKLSEISELLININEIKLIVIATFILGIGLIFKPVIKDIISLLATKFKRKHKGKD, encoded by the coding sequence ATGGATCATTTCACTTTAACTAAATTGTCTGAAATATCAGAACTTTTAATTAATATCAATGAAATTAAATTAATTGTCATTGCCACTTTTATTTTAGGTATAGGACTTATCTTTAAACCGGTAATTAAAGATATCATAAGTTTATTAGCAACTAAATTTAAAAGAAAGCATAAAGGAAAGGATTAA
- a CDS encoding DUF685 domain-containing protein gives MDENEFIQIKDLNRVNDIKNSDLLLLDDGVASCNAITYENFLQKTKDKTFKGEGLSYFKEVIKDTIATELAENSEFTDKLYSKLLSKLMNNDSSYKSNLSSYIRSDLTSNMSSYSHFSSSDKFVTISSYNSLQKTTIPEYLTGIPSSFSLSRERSSSSYIYESSLRSKSYLLDMTSEYSNEDVKLIFYKSDDDKPIYLDIYLDVTINAGGSKYTKKVSVKYSDESQTSIIYYNSAKNAYIDTVVPLFRGWYIQKYRYLSGNRVPVLVKL, from the coding sequence ATGGACGAGAATGAATTTATACAAATTAAAGATTTAAATAGGGTAAATGATATAAAAAATAGTGATTTACTTTTATTAGATGATGGTGTTGCAAGTTGTAATGCAATTACTTATGAAAACTTCCTTCAAAAGACTAAAGATAAAACGTTTAAAGGAGAAGGATTATCTTATTTTAAGGAAGTAATTAAAGACACTATTGCAACAGAACTTGCTGAGAATAGTGAATTTACAGATAAACTTTACTCTAAACTACTAAGCAAACTTATGAATAATGACTCAAGTTATAAGAGTAATTTATCTAGCTATATCAGAAGTGATCTTACAAGTAATATGAGTTCTTATTCGCATTTCTCTAGTTCAGACAAATTTGTTACTATATCAAGTTATAACTCGCTACAAAAAACTACAATACCAGAATATTTAACAGGCATTCCTTCAAGTTTTAGTTTATCAAGAGAGAGAAGCTCTAGTTCTTATATTTATGAATCCTCTCTTAGAAGTAAGTCTTACTTACTAGATATGACATCTGAGTACAGCAACGAAGATGTTAAACTTATATTTTATAAAAGTGATGATGATAAGCCTATTTATTTAGATATATATCTTGACGTAACAATTAATGCTGGTGGTAGCAAATATACAAAAAAAGTATCTGTTAAATATTCTGATGAATCACAAACATCAATAATATACTATAATAGTGCCAAAAATGCTTACATAGACACTGTAGTACCACTATTTAGAGGATGGTACATACAAAAATATAGATATCTAAGCGGAAATCGTGTTCCGGTTTTAGTAAAACTGTAA
- a CDS encoding DUF735 family protein: MSIPGFLHKTQIEKFIRSELDYANKILAEIKSLNSNFSGIIASNYLSSHFIAVWLSNVFKTFHYKSRPLKELASNIDSVIFALRHIGTDESFIRLFKAFLNVDIEITTPEAGVISIKLLGSIKTNFISYITPSTAVGVKPKRIRLRQSKQGYEDKYKTLAFNFIPKGYSHSIYAFIKGMIPIGRKLKIIDNQNIEVVSFN, from the coding sequence TTGAGCATACCAGGTTTTCTTCATAAAACACAAATAGAAAAATTTATACGTTCAGAATTAGATTATGCAAATAAAATACTTGCTGAAATTAAGAGCTTAAATTCTAATTTCTCTGGTATTATTGCTAGTAACTATCTATCTTCTCATTTTATTGCTGTCTGGTTATCAAACGTATTTAAAACTTTTCACTATAAAAGTCGCCCATTAAAAGAGCTTGCAAGCAATATTGACAGCGTCATTTTTGCTTTAAGACATATTGGTACTGATGAGTCATTTATTAGATTATTTAAAGCTTTTCTTAATGTTGATATTGAAATTACAACACCAGAAGCTGGAGTTATTAGTATTAAATTACTTGGAAGTATAAAAACTAATTTTATATCATATATTACTCCTAGTACTGCTGTTGGAGTAAAACCCAAACGTATACGCTTACGTCAATCAAAACAAGGATACGAAGATAAATATAAAACACTAGCATTCAATTTTATTCCTAAAGGATATTCTCATTCAATTTATGCTTTTATTAAAGGCATGATTCCTATAGGAAGAAAACTTAAAATTATTGACAATCAAAATATAGAAGTTGTTTCTTTTAACTAA
- a CDS encoding DUF276 domain-containing protein (DUF276 is restricted to Borreliella and related spirochetes.), translated as MSIAFDNNFGILKQNISQIINTKREYLKQTHGIVIKDDPSSIYNIIAASLATVEEQIINELNIFMDKLKPQGEYWKAIESHISVKSTTHEALRNAILNLPNVKYVNIVSTAGKANIYLIVNDTILNDSKNTIKDSTFKANLWEVLYSTIPSGTILEGDIDIDGINSHNQVKSYKVSLGKTKYIYLKVKYKLDLKNHIYLNIDMQIREIYRRIINNNYSDMGISFEYQDFTAPVNEIKGIQELKINACIKDNPETSISNISASDFKENQDIEISPSEILNFSLTERLLIDIQT; from the coding sequence ATGAGTATTGCTTTTGATAATAATTTCGGCATTCTAAAACAAAATATCTCACAAATAATTAACACAAAGAGAGAATATTTAAAACAAACACACGGTATTGTGATAAAAGATGACCCATCATCCATTTACAACATCATAGCTGCTTCTCTTGCTACAGTTGAGGAACAAATAATTAATGAACTTAACATTTTTATGGATAAACTTAAACCACAAGGTGAGTATTGGAAGGCTATAGAGTCTCATATAAGTGTTAAAAGCACCACTCATGAAGCATTAAGAAATGCTATACTGAACTTACCGAATGTAAAATACGTTAACATTGTAAGCACAGCAGGAAAAGCTAATATTTATCTTATTGTTAATGATACCATCTTAAACGACTCTAAGAACACAATTAAAGATTCTACATTCAAAGCAAACCTTTGGGAAGTACTTTATAGCACTATTCCTAGTGGAACTATCTTAGAAGGTGATATTGATATTGATGGAATAAATAGCCACAATCAAGTTAAATCTTATAAAGTTTCTCTAGGAAAGACTAAATATATCTATCTTAAAGTAAAATACAAACTTGACCTTAAAAATCACATTTATCTCAATATCGACATGCAAATAAGAGAAATATACAGGAGAATTATCAATAATAATTACTCTGACATGGGAATTAGTTTTGAATATCAAGATTTTACTGCTCCGGTTAATGAGATAAAAGGCATTCAAGAACTTAAAATTAATGCCTGCATTAAAGACAATCCTGAGACAAGTATAAGTAACATTAGCGCAAGTGATTTTAAAGAGAATCAAGATATTGAAATCAGTCCATCAGAAATACTTAACTTCAGTCTCACTGAGAGACTACTTATTGATATTCAAACTTAA
- a CDS encoding DUF777 family protein, which translates to MNFNYEIYRMNQSMSGSALTQEESKEWIANNICISKIGVVKSFNSDTQEGIVEIDEYKGLEIHTRNISNINLSLHKDDRVVLLQSNINLFNTDDNIYFDKHHFYILSAIDPKHLKIYAKHKLDIRNEITSLKDILEAIVNAINNLRIIGNSSIDYSSLSYYTSKINSKINNLFN; encoded by the coding sequence ATGAATTTTAATTATGAAATTTATAGAATGAATCAGAGCATGTCTGGTTCTGCTTTAACTCAAGAAGAGAGCAAAGAATGGATAGCTAACAATATATGCATATCAAAAATAGGTGTTGTAAAATCATTTAACAGCGATACTCAAGAAGGTATTGTAGAAATTGACGAATATAAAGGACTTGAGATTCACACTCGTAATATATCAAATATCAATCTAAGTCTTCACAAAGATGACAGAGTAGTACTTCTTCAATCAAACATTAATCTATTTAATACAGATGACAATATATATTTTGATAAACATCATTTTTATATATTAAGTGCAATTGACCCTAAGCATCTTAAAATATATGCTAAACATAAGTTGGATATACGTAATGAGATAACTAGTCTTAAAGACATCTTAGAGGCAATAGTAAATGCTATTAATAACTTAAGAATTATAGGAAATTCAAGCATTGATTACTCTTCTCTCTCTTACTATACATCAAAAATAAATAGCAAAATTAATAATTTATTTAATTAG
- a CDS encoding DUF693 family protein, with translation MILLKYDFKIEFYSTTSSNKNITGDATPESSPKIIINTQHGIYVDISISNVYSSYNFVRAKQAKLVLWNLHLDFNNHIHEGDIVKIYYKKFAHEDSFTFIMAGYLGVPMSSDYPSGDFSIELELHLASKSNFFNRELETKQFKGMTVQDAINFAFPGRNIINMSTNDRLKIIEEHIYARIPKEFIEKLSKKYIQNVIADVGNGVDLVECNLIFTNHQLTGPDAHYESLEDYGLEFIPKQEITIGTTLNIRLIYWRAKLTYTHKLKVGDRVSFRDSLGNIIKSTICETSASLSNSGECSLTLKLYDDINHLKMK, from the coding sequence GTGATATTACTTAAATATGATTTTAAGATTGAATTTTACTCTACTACTAGCTCAAATAAAAATATTACTGGTGATGCAACACCAGAATCTTCTCCTAAAATCATTATCAACACACAACATGGCATTTATGTTGATATCTCAATATCTAATGTTTATTCAAGTTACAATTTTGTAAGGGCAAAACAAGCCAAACTTGTTCTTTGGAATTTACACCTCGATTTCAACAATCATATACATGAAGGAGATATTGTAAAGATATACTATAAAAAATTTGCTCATGAAGACTCATTTACATTTATCATGGCAGGTTATCTGGGAGTCCCAATGAGCAGTGACTATCCTAGTGGTGATTTTAGCATAGAGCTTGAACTTCATTTAGCATCAAAGAGTAATTTCTTTAACCGAGAACTTGAAACAAAACAATTTAAAGGAATGACGGTCCAGGACGCTATAAACTTTGCCTTTCCGGGTAGAAATATAATCAATATGAGCACTAATGACAGACTTAAAATCATAGAAGAGCATATTTATGCTAGAATTCCAAAAGAATTTATAGAAAAATTATCTAAAAAATATATACAAAATGTTATTGCTGATGTTGGTAATGGAGTTGATTTGGTTGAATGTAATCTCATATTCACAAATCATCAATTAACCGGTCCTGATGCTCATTATGAGTCACTTGAAGATTATGGTCTTGAATTTATCCCAAAGCAAGAAATTACTATAGGCACTACTCTTAATATAAGACTTATATATTGGAGAGCAAAGCTTACTTATACTCATAAATTAAAAGTTGGTGACAGAGTATCATTTAGAGATTCTTTGGGGAATATAATAAAGAGCACGATTTGTGAAACTAGTGCTTCTCTAAGCAATTCTGGTGAGTGTTCACTTACCTTAAAGCTTTATGATGACATTAATCATCTAAAAATGAAATAA
- a CDS encoding DUF792 family protein → MQPMEIFQIIKDTVTQIFALFSTDNFIVLFPRPDLKGLGYLPQLFFIKPKFELITRTYNTTCSKRPVINYYLRKAEYVSYNPVLTGEVIALNGGVLTSLYKNMLAPLKLTPFGNSLLEFDSNLVKEQLAGRLQAQVPFTAYSPTFGIKELVVITSLTFKDVPFIDEVELNLNMEVIKTFALEKYKG, encoded by the coding sequence ATGCAACCTATGGAAATATTTCAAATTATTAAAGATACTGTAACACAAATATTTGCTTTATTTAGCACAGATAATTTTATTGTTCTCTTCCCAAGACCTGATCTTAAGGGACTTGGGTATTTGCCCCAATTATTCTTTATTAAACCTAAATTTGAACTTATAACTCGTACTTATAACACCACATGTTCCAAACGTCCTGTAATTAATTACTACTTAAGGAAAGCTGAATATGTAAGTTATAACCCTGTACTTACAGGAGAAGTTATTGCTTTAAATGGTGGTGTACTTACAAGTCTTTATAAGAATATGTTAGCTCCACTGAAATTAACTCCTTTTGGTAACTCACTACTTGAATTTGATAGTAATTTAGTTAAAGAACAACTGGCTGGTAGACTTCAAGCACAAGTTCCCTTTACTGCTTATAGTCCAACTTTTGGCATTAAAGAATTAGTTGTAATTACTTCCCTAACATTTAAAGATGTGCCTTTCATAGATGAAGTTGAGCTTAATCTTAACATGGAAGTTATTAAAACTTTTGCTTTAGAAAAATACAAAGGATAA